One Streptomyces sp. CG4 genomic window, CGGCATCGGGTCCCCGCGGGACGTCGAGGCCATCTCCATCGGGCCGGACAACGAGATCTACCTGGGCGACATCGGCGACAACTTCGGTGGTAAATGGCCGTATGTGTGGATTTACCGGTTGCCCGAGCCGAAAGAACTCAAGGACCAGACGGTCAACGCCACGCAGTACGTCGTGAAGTACGCGAACGGGCCGCGCGACGCCGAGTCGCTGATCGTCCACCCGAGGACCGGGCGCGTCTACATCATCGACAAGAAGGAGGACGGCGGGCATCTGTACGAGGGCCCGGCCACTCTCTCCACCTCCGGCACGAACATCTTCGAGCCGATCGCCCCCGTCGACCTCTGGGCCACCGACGCGGCGTTCTCACCCGACGGCCGGCAGCTCGCCGTGCGCGGCTACTTCGGCGGGATCTCCTACGACTGGAACGGCGGCCGGATCAGGCGCACGGGCCAGCTCGACGTACCCCTGCAGGGACAGGGCGAGGGCGTCAGCTACTCCGCCGACGGGACCAAGCTGCTGTACAGCAGCGAGGGCGCCGACAGCGAGGTCGTGGCGAAGGACGCGCCCGGCCTGCCCGCGGCCAAGTCGCCGTCCGGGAGCGGGAGCGGGAGTTCGGCTTCGGGTTCCAGGACCGGCTCGGGCTCCGGGATCGGTTCGGTCGGCGGGAGTGTGACGATCGGTGCCGCCATCGTCGCCGCCGGGGTGGTCGCCCTCTTCGGGGTGCGGCTGCTGCGGCGCCGGGGCTGAAGGGCGCCCCGCGCCGATTCCGCGGGGCGCCTTTCAGCGTCGTATCACCGTCGTACGCGAGACGTCAGAGCTTCTCGATGACGTAGTCGATGCACGTCGTCAGCGCCTCGACGTCCGCCGGGTCGATCGCCGGGAACATCGCGATGCGCAGCTGGTTGCGGCCGAGCTTGCGGTACGGCTCGGTGTCCACGATGCCGTTGGCGCGCAGCACCTTGGCGACGGCGGCCGCGTCGATCTCGTCGGCGAAGTCGATGGTGCCGATGACCTGGGAGCGCTTGGCCGGGTCGGTGACGAAGGGGGTGGCGTACTTGGATTCCTCGGCCCAGGTGTACAGGCGGGTGGCGGAGTCCTTCGTACGCGCCGTG contains:
- a CDS encoding WD40 repeat domain-containing protein, encoding MRRSFAVLAVLAGVLLAAGRVLPASATDGDGDQGFTLKDPRITESSGLAASRLHPGVYWTHNDSGDGPYVYAVDSRTGKTVARITLRGIGSPRDVEAISIGPDNEIYLGDIGDNFGGKWPYVWIYRLPEPKELKDQTVNATQYVVKYANGPRDAESLIVHPRTGRVYIIDKKEDGGHLYEGPATLSTSGTNIFEPIAPVDLWATDAAFSPDGRQLAVRGYFGGISYDWNGGRIRRTGQLDVPLQGQGEGVSYSADGTKLLYSSEGADSEVVAKDAPGLPAAKSPSGSGSGSSASGSRTGSGSGIGSVGGSVTIGAAIVAAGVVALFGVRLLRRRG